The following proteins come from a genomic window of Crassostrea angulata isolate pt1a10 chromosome 1, ASM2561291v2, whole genome shotgun sequence:
- the LOC128169858 gene encoding U1 small nuclear ribonucleoprotein C-like isoform X1, producing the protein MPKYYCDYCDTYLTHDSPSVRKTHCNGRKHKENVRLYYQKWLEEQVQKLVDDTTAAFKAGKIASNPFQSGAPGGAMIPPPAAGKPGGPPQGPMPMGGPMPGGPMPLMGPPGGPMGMMPVGMRPPMGPMMGPMGPMMRGPMMGQPRKPMK; encoded by the exons ATGCCAAA ATACTACTGTGACTACTGCGACACCTATCTCACACATGATTCA CCATCAGTAAGAAAAACACATTGCAATGGAAGAAAGcataaagaaaatgtcagatTATATTACCAGAAGTGGCTAGAAGAACAAGTACAAAAACTTGTAGATGACACAA CGGCAGCATTCAAAGCAGGTAAAATAGCATCCAACCCATTCCAGTCGGGTGCTCCGGGTGGTGCCATGATACCTCCTCCAGCTG CAGGTAAACCTGGAGGACCTCCTCAGGGCCCAATGCCCATGGGAGGGCCCATGCCTGGTGGGCCAATGCCACTAATGGGTCCACCAGGGGGACCTATGGGTATGATGCCAG TTGGGATGCGGCCTCCAATGGGCCCAATGATGGGACCCATGGGTCCTATGATGAGGGGGCCAATGATGGGACAACCAAGAAAACCAATGAAATGA
- the LOC128169858 gene encoding U1 small nuclear ribonucleoprotein C-like isoform X2 has protein sequence MPKYYCDYCDTYLTHDSPSVRKTHCNGRKHKENVRLYYQKWLEEQVQKLVDDTTAAFKAAGKPGGPPQGPMPMGGPMPGGPMPLMGPPGGPMGMMPVGMRPPMGPMMGPMGPMMRGPMMGQPRKPMK, from the exons ATGCCAAA ATACTACTGTGACTACTGCGACACCTATCTCACACATGATTCA CCATCAGTAAGAAAAACACATTGCAATGGAAGAAAGcataaagaaaatgtcagatTATATTACCAGAAGTGGCTAGAAGAACAAGTACAAAAACTTGTAGATGACACAA CGGCAGCATTCAAAGCAG CAGGTAAACCTGGAGGACCTCCTCAGGGCCCAATGCCCATGGGAGGGCCCATGCCTGGTGGGCCAATGCCACTAATGGGTCCACCAGGGGGACCTATGGGTATGATGCCAG TTGGGATGCGGCCTCCAATGGGCCCAATGATGGGACCCATGGGTCCTATGATGAGGGGGCCAATGATGGGACAACCAAGAAAACCAATGAAATGA
- the LOC128157049 gene encoding serine/arginine repetitive matrix protein 1-like isoform X2 has protein sequence MPRERSFSPKRSYRSRTPEKYRKRSRSPKRSRSPRRSRSYSPKFRVKKQHYSAKPRYPGYYRGRSRGYNQPYGRKPPFDRQKRSPFRRDSSHRYSRSRSPSPKKRSPSPPRRKSPELSTRPARPVSLDEKRRDSHSMGLGLGRPETSTFPISLGDPFSKSASSSEDRYKSFRNMSPDNSPSALAQGVIGTVTVAPPSVRRPLLSQRFENIDAEYVGPVRVDENISIGIHRTGPNLRNTPNKPVVRDFDPYKFVMLRRRDEGKKAIFDREEIKIFGLDNILDEQIYDEKRTISVVPTDDHKRSSRSDSRRSPDRQDTRTVKSSDRPREPTIRLNPKPDPRYEKLFQETEAYESKSINPNDLRHNLMKRKYDDDEDSYDARHRLEDRRKGGRDYSDRDRKKSLGKYKFEAWKENPEMIPKHPMYFEHDNREKDANARGRFGYNRFFRGGNRRPYRGGYQPRGFRGRFRGGFRGRSTGGYRPTSNYYTSRKDGDEDYDKRYGFHYKSDKRPRDSGEWKHDLYDTIESEDGEKTEDKSHDDNKPSSTTTT, from the exons ATGCCCAGAGAAAGATCATTTTCGCCAAAAAGGAGCTACAGAAG CAGGACACcagaaaaatacagaaaaaggtcaaggtcacccAAAAGGTCAAGATCTCCAAGAAGATCAAGATCGTATTCACCAAAGTTTAGAGTGAAAAAGCAGCATTATTCTGCAAAACCCAGGTATCCTGGATACTATAGAGGAAGAAGTAGAGGCTACAATCAACCATATGGAAG GAAGCCTCCATTTGACAGACAAAAGCGATCTCCATTCAGAAGAGATTCCAGTCATCGCTATTCCAGATCCCGCTCTCCATCACCAAAGAAGAGGTCCCCATCGCCACCAAGAAGGAAGTCACCAGAATTGTCAACAAGACCCGCTAGGCCTGTCAGCTT AGATGAAAAGAGAAGAGATTCTCACAGTATGGGATTGGGTTTGGGACGTCCAGAGACCTCTACTTTCCCCATCTCTTTAGGAGACCCATTTAGCAAATCCGCCTCATCATCAGAAGACCGATATAAATCATTCCGAAACATGTCCCCTGATAATTCTCCGTCAGCACTGGCCCAAGGGGTCATCGGAACAGTGACTGTGGCTCCGCCCAGTGTCAGGAGACCGCTATTATCCCAAAGATTCGAAAATATTGACGCAGAATATGTGGGCCCAGTAAGAGTGGATGAGAATATCTCTATTGGAATACACCGCACTGGGCCTAATCTTCGTAACACTCCGAACAAGCCTGTTGTCAGAGATTTTGATCCGTACAAGTTTGTCATGTTAAGGAGACGAGATGAAGGGAAGAAGGCCATATTTGATCGTgaggaaattaaaatttttgggTTGGATAATATCCTGGATGAACAGATTTATGACGAGAAAAGGACAATAAGTGTTGTTCCTACTGATGATCACAAGAGATCCTCTCGCTCTGACAGTCGACGGTCTCCAGACAG ACAGGACACACGTACTGTGAAATCTTCAGACAGACCCAGAGAACCCACTATCag ATTAAATCCAAAACCAGATCCTCGTTATGAGAAGTTGTTCCAAGAAACAGAGGCCTATGAAAGTAAAAGTATAAATCCCAATGACTTGCGCCATAATTTGATGAAGCGGAAGTATGATGACGACGAGGACAGTTATGATGCCAG GCACAGACTGGAGGATAGGAGAAAAGGGGGAAGAGACTACTCAGACAGAGACAGAAAGAAATCCTTAG gGAAATACAAATTTGAAGCATGGAAGGAGAATCCTGAAATGATACCAAAGCATCCAATGTATTTTGAG CATGATAACAGAGAAAAAGATGCTAATGCAAGAGGCAGGTTTGGATATAATCGATTTTTCCGTGGAGGAAACCGCAGGCCATACAGGGGAGGTTACCAACCTCGGGGATTCCGAGGAAGATTTAGGGGAGGATTCCGAGGGCGTAGCACCGGGGGTTACAGACCGACCTCCAACTACTATACTTCCAGGAAAGATGGTGATGAAGATTATGATAAGAGATATGGATTTCATTATAAATCAG ATAAACGACCCAGAGACTCCGGTGAATGGAAACACGATTTATACGACACCATCGAAAGTGAAGATGGAGAGAAGACAGAGGACAAGTCGCACGACGACAACAAGCCCTCTAGTACCACCACTACTTAG
- the LOC128157049 gene encoding serine/arginine repetitive matrix protein 1-like isoform X1, which translates to MPRERSFSPKRSYRSRTPEKYRKRSRSPKRSRSPRRSRSYSPKFRVKKQHYSAKPRYPGYYRGRSRGYNQPYGRKPPFDRQKRSPFRRDSSHRYSRSRSPSPKKRSPSPPRRKSPELSTRPARPVSLDEKRRDSHSMGLGLGRPETSTFPISLGDPFSKSASSSEDRYKSFRNMSPDNSPSALAQGVIGTVTVAPPSVRRPLLSQRFENIDAEYVGPVRVDENISIGIHRTGPNLRNTPNKPVVRDFDPYKFVMLRRRDEGKKAIFDREEIKIFGLDNILDEQIYDEKRTISVVPTDDHKRSSRSDSRRSPDRQDTRTVKSSDRPREPTIRLNPKPDPRYEKLFQETEAYESKSINPNDLRHNLMKRKYDDDEDSYDARHRLEDRRKGGRDYSDRDRKKSLDERLGKKSDSEELPDFKNRPGKYKFEAWKENPEMIPKHPMYFEHDNREKDANARGRFGYNRFFRGGNRRPYRGGYQPRGFRGRFRGGFRGRSTGGYRPTSNYYTSRKDGDEDYDKRYGFHYKSDKRPRDSGEWKHDLYDTIESEDGEKTEDKSHDDNKPSSTTTT; encoded by the exons ATGCCCAGAGAAAGATCATTTTCGCCAAAAAGGAGCTACAGAAG CAGGACACcagaaaaatacagaaaaaggtcaaggtcacccAAAAGGTCAAGATCTCCAAGAAGATCAAGATCGTATTCACCAAAGTTTAGAGTGAAAAAGCAGCATTATTCTGCAAAACCCAGGTATCCTGGATACTATAGAGGAAGAAGTAGAGGCTACAATCAACCATATGGAAG GAAGCCTCCATTTGACAGACAAAAGCGATCTCCATTCAGAAGAGATTCCAGTCATCGCTATTCCAGATCCCGCTCTCCATCACCAAAGAAGAGGTCCCCATCGCCACCAAGAAGGAAGTCACCAGAATTGTCAACAAGACCCGCTAGGCCTGTCAGCTT AGATGAAAAGAGAAGAGATTCTCACAGTATGGGATTGGGTTTGGGACGTCCAGAGACCTCTACTTTCCCCATCTCTTTAGGAGACCCATTTAGCAAATCCGCCTCATCATCAGAAGACCGATATAAATCATTCCGAAACATGTCCCCTGATAATTCTCCGTCAGCACTGGCCCAAGGGGTCATCGGAACAGTGACTGTGGCTCCGCCCAGTGTCAGGAGACCGCTATTATCCCAAAGATTCGAAAATATTGACGCAGAATATGTGGGCCCAGTAAGAGTGGATGAGAATATCTCTATTGGAATACACCGCACTGGGCCTAATCTTCGTAACACTCCGAACAAGCCTGTTGTCAGAGATTTTGATCCGTACAAGTTTGTCATGTTAAGGAGACGAGATGAAGGGAAGAAGGCCATATTTGATCGTgaggaaattaaaatttttgggTTGGATAATATCCTGGATGAACAGATTTATGACGAGAAAAGGACAATAAGTGTTGTTCCTACTGATGATCACAAGAGATCCTCTCGCTCTGACAGTCGACGGTCTCCAGACAG ACAGGACACACGTACTGTGAAATCTTCAGACAGACCCAGAGAACCCACTATCag ATTAAATCCAAAACCAGATCCTCGTTATGAGAAGTTGTTCCAAGAAACAGAGGCCTATGAAAGTAAAAGTATAAATCCCAATGACTTGCGCCATAATTTGATGAAGCGGAAGTATGATGACGACGAGGACAGTTATGATGCCAG GCACAGACTGGAGGATAGGAGAAAAGGGGGAAGAGACTACTCAGACAGAGACAGAAAGAAATCCTTAG ATGAAAGGTTAGGCAAGAAATCAGATTCTGAAGAACTACCAGATTTTAAAAACCGCCCTG gGAAATACAAATTTGAAGCATGGAAGGAGAATCCTGAAATGATACCAAAGCATCCAATGTATTTTGAG CATGATAACAGAGAAAAAGATGCTAATGCAAGAGGCAGGTTTGGATATAATCGATTTTTCCGTGGAGGAAACCGCAGGCCATACAGGGGAGGTTACCAACCTCGGGGATTCCGAGGAAGATTTAGGGGAGGATTCCGAGGGCGTAGCACCGGGGGTTACAGACCGACCTCCAACTACTATACTTCCAGGAAAGATGGTGATGAAGATTATGATAAGAGATATGGATTTCATTATAAATCAG ATAAACGACCCAGAGACTCCGGTGAATGGAAACACGATTTATACGACACCATCGAAAGTGAAGATGGAGAGAAGACAGAGGACAAGTCGCACGACGACAACAAGCCCTCTAGTACCACCACTACTTAG